Proteins from a single region of Rhipicephalus sanguineus isolate Rsan-2018 chromosome 5, BIME_Rsan_1.4, whole genome shotgun sequence:
- the LOC119394922 gene encoding disintegrin and metalloproteinase domain-containing protein 10-like, protein MGECTGSICIAYGLQSCQCKRRPHDPVTKACELCCRLPGDDSTCKSSFEWNHPPYDVPNLFAKPGTPCDNYNGYCDVFQKCREVDPSGPLATLRKLLLSTETIISLRRWIFDNWWGVLLLGLSVLVFLCVVVKFFGRKTDPVKSVAGSGSGANTVPVACNPVVQPVVAASGGGGPFRSSQAATKAVMASNTPGIVSTALGAHSAPATATTSNFVKTTLSLHPHPAARSYLSHAGNGWV, encoded by the exons ATGGGG GAGTGCACAGGCTCCATCTGCATCGCGTACGGCCTGCAGTCGTGCCAGTGCAAGCGCAGGCCGCACGACCCCGTGACCAAGGCCTGCGAGTTGTGCTGCCGCCTGCCCGGAGATGATTCCACCTGCAA GTCTTCTTTCGAGTGGAACCACCCGCCCTACGACGTTCCGAACCTATTCGCAAAGCCGGGCACGCCGTGCGACAATTACAACGGATACTGTGATGTATTCCAAAAGTGCCGCGAG GTGGACCCTTCGGGGCCCCTCGCCACCCTACGCAAGCTTCTGCTGTCGACGGAAACCATAATTTCTCTCAGGCGCTGGATATTCGACAACTGGTGGGGAGTGCTCCTTTTGGGTCTCTCCGTGCTCGTCTTTCTG TGCGTAGTGGTCAAGTTCTTCGGGCGGAAGACGGACCCAGTGAAGAGCGTGGCGGGCAGCGGCTCAGGTGCCAACACCGTTCCCGTCGCCTGCAACCCCGTGGTGCAGCCCGTAGTTGCCgccagcggcggtggcggccCGTTCCGCTCGAGCCAGGCTGCGACCAAGGCGGTCATGGCTTCTAACACGCCGGGCATCGTGTCGACGGCGTTGGGCGCCCACTCGGCTCCCGCGACGGCCACCACGAGCAACTTCGTGAAGACGACGCTGTCGCTGCACCCTCATCCCGCCGCCCGCTCCTACCTGAGCCACGCCGGCAACGGCTGGGTCTGA